One part of the Phragmites australis chromosome 3, lpPhrAust1.1, whole genome shotgun sequence genome encodes these proteins:
- the LOC133910465 gene encoding LOW QUALITY PROTEIN: methyltransferase-like protein 2 (The sequence of the model RefSeq protein was modified relative to this genomic sequence to represent the inferred CDS: substituted 1 base at 1 genomic stop codon) yields MEVSDELQSFEATGIYRLNGTGAAFIDPVRLLNASYQRFRVAPSAYYSRSFGPPRQGGDPETEQPEERRKRKRNRKPKPRELNAMERIAEARHQEARPLLLSAHKSLLKTKNLLEYLSKMIEGKEHTLDAESGSENNLVELGSSWRAPFYEITLCFRKPSGLGSEEGPFLVQRTSSPLFTRTINVDATDEAEGEFRNRRYIFPRGSCFLMTDFRHVRDLIPGNPNQGYNLIVIDPPWENGCVRQKESYPTLPNRYLLYLPVQELAHPAGALLVLWITNREKLRMFIEKELLPSWGVKDPTVFYWLKVKPDGSLIGDLDLFHHRPYECLLLGYINVSTDAKQGSNLKLLEGSQVIMSVPGAHSRKPPLQKLLSEYIPGPKPPRCIELFARELFSGWTSWGNEPLYFQDSIYFSENYICKWFFKDYICRTPVESNHCARPRSQPLQMPGVRSESPASPAPELRRIRTGLPTASSKVASARAKASANLKAKRAEDQEKRGKSGRGENGRLVPSARRRSPPPPAVGTEAGRTRCSWITANSDPLYVAFHDEEWGVPVHDDQKLFELLTLSQVLAELTWSAILSKREEFREMFDDFNFASISELTEKKINLRSSGSMLLSEQKIRAVVTNAKQMQKVVQEFGSFSNYCWSFVNHRPITNSFRYARQVPRKTPKAEAISKDLMRRGFQCVGPTTVYSFMQVSGIVNDHISCCFRFQTCIQHKTNEXNVGAEPALPDRRLSSLPSSEDSDIREV; encoded by the exons atggaaGTCTCCGACGAGCTCCAGTCGTTCGAGGCCACCGGCATCTACCGCCTCAATGGCACCGGAGCCGCCTTCATCGACCCGGTCCGCCTCCTCAACGCGTCCTACCAGCGCTTCCGCGTCGCCCCTTCTGCGTACTACTCCAGAAGCTTCGGGCCGCCGCGTCAGGGAGGCGATCCAGAGACCGAGCAGCCCGAGGAACGGAGGAAGCGCAAGCGTAATCGGAAGCCGAAGCCCAGGGAGCTCAATGCCATGGAGCGGATCGCTGAAGCGCGTCACCAG GAAGCGAGGCCTTTGCTATTGAGCGCGCACAAATCACTCCTTAAGACTAAAAATCTACTGGAGTACCTTTCCAAGATGATCGAAGGCAAGGAGCATACACTAGATGCGGAAAGTGGTTCTGAGAATAATCTTGTTGAGCTTGGGAGCTCTTGGCGAGCACCTTTCTATGAGATCACTCTTTGCTTTCGGAAACCTAGTGGTCTGGGCAGTGAGGAAG GTCCCTTTCTTGTCCAAAGGACATCCTCTCCACTATTTACTAGGACAATCAATGTTGACGCTACTGATGAAGCAGAAGGGGAATTTCGAAATAGGCGCTATATTTTCCCAAGAGGAAGTTGCTTCTTGATG ACCGACTTCAGACATGTTCGTGATCTCATTCCTG GTAATCCTAATCAAGGGTATAACCTTATAGTTATTGACCCACCTTGGGAGAATGGATGTGTTCGTCAGAAAGAATC GTATCCTACACTTCCCAACAGATATTTGCTGTATCTTCCAGTGCAAGAACTTGCCCATCCAGCTGGAGCCCTTCTTGTTTTGTGGATTACAAATAGGGAGAAACTCCGGATGTTTATTGAGAAAGAATTGCTTCCTTCTTGGGGGGTGAAAGATCCCACTGTGTTTTACTGGCTTAAG GTGAAACCTGATGGTTCTCTAATTGGTGATCTGGACTTGTTCCATCACAGGCCTTATGAGTGCCTCCTTCTTGGCTACATAAATGTT AGCACAGATGCTAAGCAAGGATCAAACTTAAAGTTGCTGGAAGGAAGCCAAGTAATTATGAGTGTTCCGGGTGCTCACTCAAGGAAACCTCCCCTTCAGA AATTACTTTCAGAATATATCCCAGGTCCTAAACCTCCAAGGTGCATTGAACTTTTTGCCAGAGAGTTGTTTTCTGGATGGACCTCATGGGGAAATGAGCCACTCTATTTTCAGGATTCCATATACTTCTCAGAGAA TTACATTTGCAAGTGGTTCTTCAAGGACTACATCTGCAGAACACCTGTCGAAT CAAACCACTGCGCGCGGCCGCGCTCCCAGCCACTGCAAATGCCAGGCGTcaggtcggagtctccggcgAGCCCCGCTCCAGAGCTCCGCCGCATCCGGACGGGCCTCCCCACCGCTTCATCCAAGGTTGCCAGTGCCAGAGCCAAGGCGTCGGCCAACCTGAAGGCGAAGAGAGCGGAGGATCAAGAGAAGCGGGGCAAGAGTGGCAGAGGGGAGAATGGTAGGCTCGTCCCGTCAGCGAGGCGTAGGAGCCCGCCGCCACCGGCAGTCGGCACGGAGGCCGGGAGGACGAGGTGTTCCTGGATCACTGCGAACTCGG ACCCCCTCTATGTTGCATTCCATGACGAAGAATGGGGAGTTCCAGTTCATGATGACCAAAAGCTGTTCGAGCTGCTTACGTTATCGCAAGTCTTAGCTGAACTTACCTGGTCTGCTATTTTGAGCAAGAGGGAGGAATTCAG GGAGATGTTTGATGATTTCAACTTCGCATCCATATCTGAGTTGACGGAGAAGAAGATAAACCTGAGATCAAGTGGAAGCATGCTGTTGTCGGAGCAAAAGATACGAGCTGTTGTAACAAATGCCAAGCAAATGCAGAAG GTAGTTCAGGAATTCGGATCGTTCAGCAACTACTGTTGGAGCTTTGTGAACCACAGGCCCATCACAAACAGCTTCCGCTATGCTCGCCAAGTACCTAGAAAGACGCCCAAAGCTGAAGCCATAAGCAAGGACTTGATGCGCCGAGGCTTCCAATGTGTTGGCCCTACAACGGTCTActccttcatgcaagtttccGGGATCGTCAACGACCATATATCATGCTGCTTCAGATTTCAGACTTGCATCCAGCACAAAACCAATGAATAGAATGTGGGAGCCGAGCCAGCATTGCCGGACAGAAGGTTGAGCTCACTACCCTCTTCAGAGGATTCAGACATCAGGGAGGTGTAG
- the LOC133911828 gene encoding protein CLT2, chloroplastic-like, producing MSVSHLLSPSSHPSPPPPLLRGAPRRCPTPLRAAVRLPAPRRVGLTAARGYGRGRFFGMLGSRSARAATAFRVSAIAGDGGGGGGTGIAAAVAATVVLAVMNRVLYKLALVPMRNYPFFLAQFTTFGYVLVYFSILFIRYRAGIVTREMLALPKSQFMLIGLLEALGVASGMAAAAMLPGPSIPVLSQSFLVWQLILSVLILGRKYRANQIFGCFLVTAGVILAVASGANGGPLLSGVKFFWPAVMIASAACQAAASIIKEFVFIDGARRLEGKRPDIFVVNSFGSGFQALFVFLLLPFLSNLKGIPFAELPTYINHGAACFLNIGGNLNDCHGAPLLPLLYITLNMAFNISVLNLVKMSTALVASLTSTLAVPLSIYVLSLPLPYLPEGTGLSTSFLIGAATLVLGLLLYNLPQKSADQVKKD from the exons ATGTCCGTCTCGCACCTCCTCTCGCCATCTTCCCacccctccccgccgccgcccctcctccgCGGAGCGCCACGGCGGTGCCCGACGCCCCTCCGCGCTGCCGTCCGGCTCCCGGCTCCACGCCGCGTGGGGCTCACCGCGGCCCGTGGCTATGGCCGGGGCCGCTTCTTCGGGATGCTGGGCTCGAGGAGCGCGCGGGCGGCCACGGCGTTTAGGGTTTCGGCAATCGCGGGCGacggtgggggtgggggtgggacGGGAATcgcagcggcggtggcggccacCGTGGTGCTCGCCGTGATGAACCGGGTGCTCTACAAGCTGGCGCTCGTACCCATGAGGAATTACCCCTTCTTCCTCGCCCAATTCACCACATTTGG GTATGTCCTAGTGTATTTCTCTATTCTTTTTATACGATATCGTGCTGGGATTGTCACAAGAGAAATGTTAGCACTTCCGAAGTCACAGTTCATGCTAATTGGCTTACTAGAAGCGCTAGGTGTTGCTTCAGGCATGGCTGCTGCAG CTATGTTGCCCGGGCCATCTATTCCAGTGTTGTCTCAG TCTTTTCTGGTTTGGCAGCTTATCTTATCTGTCCTCATCTTGGGAAGGAAATACAGAGCAAACCAAATTTTTGGCTGCTTTCTTGTCACAGCTGGGGTAATTCTAGCAGTGGCTAG TGGAGCAAATGGCGGTCCACTTCTATCCGGTGTCAAGTTCTTTTGGCCAGCTGTAATGATAGCTTCTGCTGCATGTCAAGCTGCTGCTTCCATCATCAAG GAGTTTGTTTTCATTGATGGTGCAAGACGCCTGGAG GGAAAGAGGCCTGATATATTTGTAGTCAACTCTTTTGGTTCAGGTTTTCAG GCTCTTTTCGTTTTCCTACTCCTTCCATTTCTCTCGAACTTGAAAGGGATTCCTTTTGCTGAGCTCCCTACATACATAAACCATGGTGCTGCATGCTTTCTGAATATTGGAGGGAATCTGAATG ATTGCCATGGAGCTCCTTTGCTTCCACTGCTCTACATAACTCTGAACATGGCCTTCAACATTTCTGTGCTTAATCTGGTGAAGATGTCTACTGCACTGGTTGCTTCACTAACATCAACTTTAGCAG TACCTCTTTCCATCTATGTCCTGTCGCTGCCTCTGCCATATTTACCGGAAGGAACAGGTTTAAGCACATCTTTTTTGATTGGTGCTGCTACCTTAGTGCTTGGGTTGCTGCTATACAATCTTCCCCAAAAATCAGCTGATCAAGTGAAGAAAGACTAA
- the LOC133911829 gene encoding UPF0496 protein 1 translates to MGNNNSGGSGRRPVSSEPALPPEAVPEELSSYEAACRSDPELRTFDTTLQRRTSRAISTLAVGVEVRSLSLDSLREVTGCLLDMNQEVVRVILDCKKDIWKSPELFDLVEDYFESSLHTLDFCTALDKCLKRARDSQLLLHVALQRFDDEEDSDPAAAPSARYARTLHELRQFKAAGDPFTDEFFMAFQAVYRQQLTMLEKLKQRKHRLDKKVKAIKAWRRVSSIIFATTFAAVLICSVVAAAIAAPPVAAALAAAASVPVGSMGKWIDSLLKGYQDALRGQKEVVSAMQVGTFIAIKDLDSLRVLINRVEVEISSMIDCVEFAERDEEAVKFGVEEIKKKLENFMKSVEDLGEQADQCSRDIRRARTVVLQRIIRHPN, encoded by the coding sequence ATGGGGAACAACAacagcggcggcagcggcaggcgTCCGGTGAGCTCGGAGCCGGCGCTGCCGCCTGAGGCGGTGCCAGAGGAGCTGAGCTCGTACGAGGCGGCGTGCCGGTCGGATCCGGAGCTGCGCACGTTCGACACGACGCTGCAGCGGCGCACGAGCCGCGCCATCTCGACGCTAGCGGTGGGCGTGGAGGTGCGCTCGCTGTCGCTGGACTCCCTCCGCGAGGTCACCGGCTGCCTCCTCGACATGAACCAGGAGGTGGTGCGCGTCATCCTGGACTGCAAGAAGGACATCTGGAAGAGCCCCGAGCTGTTCGACCTCGTCGAGGACTACTTCGAGAGCAGCCTTCACACCCTCGACTTCTGCACCGCACTCGACAAGTGCCTCAAGCGCGCCCGCGACTCCCAGCTCCTCCTCCACGTTGCGCTCCAGCGCttcgacgacgaggaggacagCGACCCAGCCGCCGCACCCTCCGCCCGGTACGCGCGCACGCTACACGAGCTACGCCAGTTCAAGGCGGCCGGGGACCCCTTCACCGACGAGTTCTTCATGGCCTTCCAGGCCGTGTACCGGCAGCAGCTGACCATGCTGGAGAAGCTGAAGCAGCGCAAGCACCGGCTCGACAAGAAGGTCAAGGCGATCAAGGCGTGGCGCCGGGTGTCAAGCATCATCTTTGCGACCACGTTCGCGGCCGTGCTCATCTGCTCGGTGGTGGCCGCGGCCATCGCTGCCCCACCTGTCGCGGCAGCATTGGCTGCGGCTGCTTCGGTTCCGGTGGGATCTATGGGGAAGTGGATTGATTCGTTGCTGAAAGGGTATCAGGACGCGCTCCGTGGACAGAAGGAGGTGGTGAGCGCAATGCAGGTCGGGACGTTCATTGCCATCAAGGATTTGGACAGTCTCAGGGTGCTAATCAACCGGGTGGAGGTGGAGATCAGCTCAATGATTGACTGTGTAGAGTTTGCAGAGCGCGATGAGGAAGCAGTCAAATTTGGGGTCGAGGAGATCAAGAAGAAGCTGGAAAATTTCATGAAGAGTGTTGAGGATCTTGGGGAGCAGGCGGACCAGTGTAGCCGGGATATCCGTCGGGCAAGGACTGTCGTgctacagaggatcatccgacatccaaactga
- the LOC133911830 gene encoding scarecrow-like protein 14, with the protein MPALHIAPAGCPRPRRIKQHATPQGDATQRLAHCFAEDLQARFAGTVSMVYQSLMAKRTSAVAFLQAYLLCMAAICCKKVVFIFSNHTIYNASLGSKTDLPIGQIQLFVRLQHAPTSIPVDPKGLQLLVEYLNEAYGNFPIYFQEVLQPAMAASTTLTGPIT; encoded by the exons ATGCCAGCCCTGCACATCGCCCCCGCCGGttgcccccgcccccgccggaTCAAGCAGCACGCCACCCCGCAGGGGGACGCGACGCAGCGCCTGGCGCACTGCTTCGCCGAGGACCTGCAGGCCCGGTTCGCTGGCACTGTCAGCATGGTGTACCAGTCGCTCATGGCGAAGCGCACCTCGGCTGTGGCGTTCCTCCAAGCGTACCTGCTGTGCATGGCCGCCATCTGCTGCAAGAAAGTGGTCTTCATATTCTCAAATCACACGATCTACAATGCCTCCCTGG GTTCAAAAACAGATCTGCCAATTGGTCAG ATACAACTTTTTGTTCGACTGCAACATGCCCCAACATCTATTCCAGTTGATCCCAAGGGATTGCAACTGCTGGTGGAGTACCTGAATGAAGCCTATGGGAACTTTCCCATTTACTTCCAAGAG GTTTTGCAACCAGCAATGGCAGCCTCCACGACGCTGACAGGGCCGATTACTTGA